In Drosophila bipectinata strain 14024-0381.07 chromosome 2R, DbipHiC1v2, whole genome shotgun sequence, one genomic interval encodes:
- the mei-S332 gene encoding shugoshin produces MEYLKLLNAELTDQVQKLRLEAAAYRSYQVQLQQDYFKVREEMALERKVNRSKILNLIKHLMRDHSVDVDDITESMELDSPPTETRRTSREMSRINRRSCELLASKFVSPSSRRTSGSARIRESSQDQMAEEMDCEDSVSSEPPDEQPDEETPPDAIERTPEKQYSFQGHMPCINEVLTPVNNTSSVCNDDTALEKTPVTVRNAPSIRSRVLQEVNTNTTAPIAHNKTKKIPSIIITADESLDMSIQPARHAVGRHSYSPAMVSSDSLQHPDPPGARKNTSRAKNQGKNGKVPLVIPDSESTDVSVISLDDSSLMQSPRRSQFEANAAKTTSTPNTSVAAKPRKESSKCKSKLESSCTSPVQRPSRRCRPAELKEPSLRDKMRNDSSTSKKKEKAKK; encoded by the exons TTGACTGACCAGGTCCAGAAGCTGCGCTTGGAGGCGGCCGCCTACAGGTCGTATCAAGTTCAATTGCAACAGGACTACTTTAAAGTGCGGGAGGAAATGGCCCTGGAACGCAAAGTCAATCGCAGCAAGATCCTGAATTTGATAAAGCATTTGATGCGTGACCATTCCGTAGACGTAGATGACATTACGGAAAGCATGGAACTGGATTCTCCGCCGACCGAGACGCGCCGCACCTCGAGGGAAATGAGCCGGATTAATCGTCGCTCCTGCGAGTTGCTGGCCTCCAAGTTCGTGTCTCCAAGTAGCCGTCGTACGAGCGGCTCCGCTAGAATCCGCGAATCGTCGCAAGACCAAATGGCTGAGGAAATG GATTGTGAGGATTCTGTGAGTAGCGAACCTCCAGATGAGCAGCCGGATGAAGAAACG CCGCCAGATGCAATCGAGAGGACACCGGAAAAACAATATAGTTTCCAAGGGCACATGCCCTGTATTAATGAGGTACTAACTCCAGTAAACAATACAAGCTCAGTTTGCAACGATGATACGGCATTGGAGAAGACCCCAGTAACGGTCCGAAATGCTCCATCCATTCGGAGTAGAGTTCTGCAGGAAGTTAATACCAACACGACAGCCCCCATCGCTCATAACAAAACCAAGAAAATACCTTCTATAATCATTACCGCGGACGAATCGCTAGACATGAGCATCCAACCAGCAAGACATGCAGTCGGCAGGCACTCCTACTCGCCTGCAATGGTTAGTTCAGACTCGTTACAACATCCAGATCCACCTGGAGCTCGGAAAAATACGTCACGAGCCAAAAATCAAGGAAAAAATGGCAAGGTTCCTTTAGTCATTCCAGACAGCGAATCGACGGACGTGAGCGTTATATCGTTGGATGATTCTAGTCTTATGCAAAGCCCAAGGCGCAGCCAGTTCGAGGCTAATGCCGCAAAAACAACTAGCACTCCCAACACCTCTGTAGCTGCCAAGCCAAGAAAGGAATCATCCAAATGTAAATCCAAGCTGGAAAGTTCATGTACTAGCCCTGTTCAGAGGCCAAGTCGCAGATGCCGACCCGCCGAACTAAAGGAGCCCAGTCTAAGGGACAAGATGCGAAACGATTCGAGCACAtccaaaaagaaagaaaaggcTAAGAAGTAA